The Thermodesulfovibrionales bacterium genome contains a region encoding:
- a CDS encoding PilZ domain-containing protein, with protein MREHERITASTPVSLRFRSNQVRGNLIDISLGGLSSYFSRKNTLPQILEKIVIDLKDDEGQQQVSGIEGFTIRIQAAEAVLDSERIKIAVKFLAMSPEKKERLEAFLVSLKTHVAD; from the coding sequence ATGAGGGAACATGAGCGGATCACCGCAAGTACTCCGGTTTCCCTGAGGTTTAGATCGAACCAGGTTCGCGGGAATCTCATTGACATCAGTCTTGGCGGGCTTTCCAGTTATTTCAGCAGAAAGAACACTCTTCCCCAAATCCTCGAAAAGATCGTGATCGATCTCAAAGACGACGAGGGTCAGCAGCAAGTTTCCGGGATCGAGGGATTCACGATCAGGATACAGGCAGCGGAGGCAGTTCTCGACAGCGAAAGGATAAAGATTGCCGTTAAGTTTCTCGCCATGAGCCCTGAAAAGAAAGAGAGGCTTGAAGCATTCTTGGTTTCGCTGAAAACACATGTTGCAGACTGA